From Astatotilapia calliptera chromosome 19, fAstCal1.2, whole genome shotgun sequence, a single genomic window includes:
- the eapp gene encoding E2F-associated phosphoprotein isoform X1 produces the protein MNKLGQAQDFESYEIEEPSDEERAASSSEDELDVLLNGTPDQKKKLIREYLTGESESSSEDDFEKEMEAELSSTIKTMQGTWGPAAETSKRPGGGGAEGEGSAVGGPGLSNPQMYDEVYFDSDSEEDGTPSSSTSQRRRQRTIPTNDELLYDPDEDDRDQAWVDARRREYSRRKRPAAAFHSKLRHPQALPHSDAVLNCPACMTTLCLDCQRHEKYRTQYRAMFVMNCTVKREEVLRYKNQQEKNRRNRKRRRGQQTETPADETPAAMGMDADEVYHPVQCSECSTEVAVFDKDEVYHFFNILASHC, from the exons ATGAATAAGCTAGGTCAAGCACAAGACTTTGAGTCATATGAGATCGAAGAGCCGAGCGACGAAGAGCGGGCCGCCAGCAG tTCGGAGGATGAGCTGGACGTGCTCCTGAACGGGACTCCGGACCAGAAAAAGAAGCTGATCAGAGAGTATCTAACTGGGGAGAGCGAGTCATCCAGCGAGGATGATTTTGAAAAAGAGATGGAGGCAGAGCTCAGCTCCACCATCAAGACCATGCAGGGAACCTGGGGACCAGCAGCAG AGACCTCAAAACgaccaggaggaggaggagcagaaggGGAAGGAAGTGCTGTTGGTGGTCCTGGACTTTCTAACCCACAGATGTATGATGAGGTTTATTTTGACTCGGACTCAGAGGAGGACGGCACACCGA GCAGCTCAACAAGCCAGAGGCGGAGACAGCGGACCATTCCGACCAATGACGAGCTGCTGTACGACCCCGACGAGGACGACAGAGACCAGGCCTGGGTTGACGCCAGGAGGAGAGA GtacagcagaagaaaacgacCTGCTGCAGCTTTTCACTCAAAGCTTCGCCACCCTCAAGCTTTGCCTCACAGCGACGCTGTGCTTAACTGTCCCGCCTGCATGACGACGCTCTGCCTGGACTGTCAGAG GCACGAGAAGTACCGCACGCAGTATCGAGCAATGTTTGTGATGAACTGCACAGTCAAGAGAGAGGAGGTGCTGCGTTACAAAAACCAGCAGGAGAAGAACCGgaggaacaggaagaggaggaggggacaGCAGACAGAGACGCCTGCGGATGAGACTCCAGCAGCGATGGGGATGGATGCTGATGAGGTGTACCACCCGGTGCAGTGCTCTGAGTGCTCCACTGAGGTGGCCGTGTTCGATAAAGATGAGGTTTACCACTTCTTCAACATCCTGGCCAGCCACTGCTGA
- the eapp gene encoding E2F-associated phosphoprotein isoform X2 encodes MLQESGSEDELDVLLNGTPDQKKKLIREYLTGESESSSEDDFEKEMEAELSSTIKTMQGTWGPAAETSKRPGGGGAEGEGSAVGGPGLSNPQMYDEVYFDSDSEEDGTPSSSTSQRRRQRTIPTNDELLYDPDEDDRDQAWVDARRREYSRRKRPAAAFHSKLRHPQALPHSDAVLNCPACMTTLCLDCQRHEKYRTQYRAMFVMNCTVKREEVLRYKNQQEKNRRNRKRRRGQQTETPADETPAAMGMDADEVYHPVQCSECSTEVAVFDKDEVYHFFNILASHC; translated from the exons ATGTTGCAGGAAAGCGG tTCGGAGGATGAGCTGGACGTGCTCCTGAACGGGACTCCGGACCAGAAAAAGAAGCTGATCAGAGAGTATCTAACTGGGGAGAGCGAGTCATCCAGCGAGGATGATTTTGAAAAAGAGATGGAGGCAGAGCTCAGCTCCACCATCAAGACCATGCAGGGAACCTGGGGACCAGCAGCAG AGACCTCAAAACgaccaggaggaggaggagcagaaggGGAAGGAAGTGCTGTTGGTGGTCCTGGACTTTCTAACCCACAGATGTATGATGAGGTTTATTTTGACTCGGACTCAGAGGAGGACGGCACACCGA GCAGCTCAACAAGCCAGAGGCGGAGACAGCGGACCATTCCGACCAATGACGAGCTGCTGTACGACCCCGACGAGGACGACAGAGACCAGGCCTGGGTTGACGCCAGGAGGAGAGA GtacagcagaagaaaacgacCTGCTGCAGCTTTTCACTCAAAGCTTCGCCACCCTCAAGCTTTGCCTCACAGCGACGCTGTGCTTAACTGTCCCGCCTGCATGACGACGCTCTGCCTGGACTGTCAGAG GCACGAGAAGTACCGCACGCAGTATCGAGCAATGTTTGTGATGAACTGCACAGTCAAGAGAGAGGAGGTGCTGCGTTACAAAAACCAGCAGGAGAAGAACCGgaggaacaggaagaggaggaggggacaGCAGACAGAGACGCCTGCGGATGAGACTCCAGCAGCGATGGGGATGGATGCTGATGAGGTGTACCACCCGGTGCAGTGCTCTGAGTGCTCCACTGAGGTGGCCGTGTTCGATAAAGATGAGGTTTACCACTTCTTCAACATCCTGGCCAGCCACTGCTGA
- the sptssa gene encoding serine palmitoyltransferase small subunit A — MALGECWKQLSWFYYQYLLVTALYMLEPWERTVFNSLLISVAGMAIYTGYVFMPQHIMAILHYFEVIQ; from the exons ATGGCACTTGGAGAGTGTTGGAAGCAGTTATCCTGGTTTTACTACCAGTATCTTCTGGTGACAGCCTTGTACATGCTGGAGCCCTGGGAGAGGACGGTGTTCA ACTCCCTGCTGATCTCTGTGGCTGGTATGGCCATATACACCGGCTATGTGTTCATGCCACAGCACATCATGGCCATCTTGCACTACTTTGAAGTCATCCAGTGA